Proteins encoded by one window of Akkermansia muciniphila ATCC BAA-835:
- the recR gene encoding recombination mediator RecR, protein MNNLDYPIPVLELVTALKQLPGIGTRGAERMALWMLQGHMGEAEAIARTIGQAAEHVTPCPVCGFFSTEGEPCAACRDEERDSRLICVVEQATDVIPIERSSAYRGLYHCLGGKLSPLDDVEPEDLNIQSLVERVSRQPDCEVILATGSDVEGEATATYLHHLLKEMDCRISRPAQGLPAGSGLSHADTLTLMKALEGRTRL, encoded by the coding sequence ATGAATAATCTGGACTATCCCATCCCCGTGCTTGAACTGGTAACCGCCCTGAAACAGCTTCCGGGCATCGGCACCCGCGGCGCGGAACGCATGGCCCTGTGGATGCTCCAGGGGCACATGGGAGAAGCGGAGGCGATTGCCCGCACCATCGGCCAGGCGGCGGAACACGTTACGCCCTGCCCCGTCTGCGGCTTCTTCAGCACGGAAGGGGAGCCCTGCGCCGCCTGCCGGGATGAAGAACGGGACAGCCGCCTCATCTGCGTGGTGGAACAGGCCACGGACGTCATCCCCATTGAACGCAGCAGCGCCTACCGCGGATTGTACCACTGCCTGGGCGGCAAGCTTTCCCCTCTGGATGATGTGGAGCCGGAAGACCTCAACATTCAATCCCTGGTGGAACGCGTCTCCCGGCAGCCTGATTGCGAAGTCATTCTGGCAACAGGCTCTGACGTGGAAGGGGAGGCAACGGCCACCTACCTCCACCATCTGCTCAAAGAAATGGATTGCAGGATATCCCGCCCTGCCCAGGGGCTGCCTGCCGGCTCCGGCCTCAGCCACGCGGACACGCTGACGCTGATGAAGGCTCTGGAAGGACGCACCCGGCTGTAA
- the pyrH gene encoding UMP kinase: MSDTSAPAYRRILLKLSGEALRSPGSMDNISPEIVARIAEEIAQAHRAGVQIGLVVGGGNFWRGAKASVRGMDRATADYVGMLATVMNALALQSALERAGVPCVVQSAIEMKNVAESFIRLKARSYLDNNKIVIFAAGTGNPFFSTDTTAALRASEINAEVVMKATSVDGVYDADPKKVSGAKRFDTISYQECLERQLKVMDSTAFTLCMDNKKPIIVFDMHTPGNITRALLGEPIGTTIS, from the coding sequence ATGTCTGACACATCCGCACCAGCCTATCGAAGAATCCTTCTGAAACTCAGTGGGGAAGCCTTGCGCAGCCCCGGCAGCATGGACAACATTTCCCCGGAAATCGTCGCCCGCATTGCTGAAGAAATCGCCCAGGCGCACCGCGCCGGCGTCCAAATAGGCCTGGTCGTGGGCGGCGGCAATTTCTGGCGCGGGGCGAAAGCCAGCGTGCGCGGCATGGACCGCGCCACGGCGGATTACGTGGGCATGCTCGCCACCGTGATGAACGCCCTGGCCCTTCAAAGCGCGCTGGAACGCGCGGGGGTCCCCTGCGTGGTGCAATCCGCCATTGAAATGAAAAATGTCGCGGAATCCTTCATCCGCCTGAAGGCCCGCTCGTATCTGGACAACAATAAAATCGTCATCTTCGCCGCCGGCACCGGCAACCCGTTCTTTTCCACGGACACCACGGCTGCCCTGCGCGCCAGCGAAATCAATGCGGAAGTGGTCATGAAGGCCACCTCCGTGGACGGGGTGTATGATGCGGACCCCAAAAAAGTCTCCGGCGCCAAGCGATTCGACACCATCTCCTATCAGGAATGCCTGGAACGCCAGCTCAAAGTAATGGACTCCACGGCCTTCACCCTGTGCATGGACAACAAAAAGCCCATCATCGTATTCGACATGCATACGCCGGGCAACATCACGCGCGCGCTTCTCGGGGAACCGATCGGCACCACCATCAGCTGA
- a CDS encoding radical SAM mobile pair protein B, with the protein MNADAIKVREIQVKSILSTSNLPVADYSVNPYVGCPHACKYCYASFMKRFTGHPEPWGTFLDVKYWPEIRNPGKYAGKQLFIGSVTDPYGPQEEVYKRTRALLEQLQGSGAEISIATKSDLVLRDLDLIKTFPHARVSWSVNTLDERFQADMDMAVSISRRLAAMKAFHEAGIRTTCFISPIFPGITDIPAIVEQAEDKCNLIWLENLNLRGSYKSVILEYINKRYPHLVPLYREIYQKGSRGYWEGLDAAIRQLAEKRGLPYLRNDDSMHRPFNEPPVIVNYFYHEQIKRSAMKKGALPNPPPPAAASSY; encoded by the coding sequence ATGAACGCTGATGCAATCAAAGTAAGGGAAATTCAGGTAAAGAGCATCCTGTCAACGTCAAATCTGCCTGTGGCCGATTACTCGGTCAATCCTTACGTGGGCTGCCCCCACGCCTGTAAATACTGCTACGCCTCGTTCATGAAACGGTTCACCGGGCATCCGGAACCATGGGGAACCTTTCTGGACGTCAAATACTGGCCGGAAATACGCAACCCCGGGAAATACGCGGGAAAACAGCTGTTTATCGGTTCCGTGACCGACCCTTACGGACCTCAGGAAGAAGTCTACAAGAGGACAAGGGCGCTTCTGGAACAGCTTCAAGGCAGCGGCGCGGAAATCAGCATAGCTACAAAATCCGATTTGGTGCTGAGGGACCTGGATTTGATAAAAACATTTCCCCATGCCCGCGTTTCCTGGTCCGTCAACACGCTTGACGAGCGCTTTCAGGCAGATATGGACATGGCGGTGAGCATCTCGCGGAGGCTGGCCGCCATGAAGGCCTTCCATGAGGCAGGAATCCGCACCACCTGCTTCATCTCCCCCATTTTTCCGGGCATTACGGATATTCCGGCGATTGTGGAGCAGGCTGAAGACAAATGCAACCTGATCTGGCTGGAAAACCTGAATCTGCGGGGCAGCTACAAATCCGTAATTCTGGAGTACATCAACAAACGCTATCCGCACCTGGTGCCCCTCTATCGGGAAATTTACCAGAAAGGCAGCCGCGGCTACTGGGAAGGACTGGACGCAGCAATACGGCAGCTGGCGGAAAAACGGGGGTTGCCGTACCTGCGCAATGACGATTCCATGCACCGGCCGTTCAACGAACCGCCGGTTATCGTGAATTACTTTTACCATGAGCAGATCAAACGTTCCGCCATGAAAAAAGGGGCGCTTCCGAATCCTCCGCCTCCCGCGGCGGCCTCCAGCTATTGA
- a CDS encoding DUF1848 domain-containing protein → MIINTGGRTDTVQYYTRWLLKRFEEGYVLSRNPLFQHKVTRYELTPDQVDCVVFCSKNYAPILPHINSITERFHTYFHYTITAYGKEIEPGVPGIDESMATLAKLSEVVGANRIAWRYDPVLLTSEYTIRRHLETFERMASFLSGHIDRCIFSFVEMYRKLQTNMPELIPLTEKDKEELAAGLGAIAAEYKIPIQTCGTNGDYTRYGISSSGCMTLNILGQANGVQFRNLKHQGMRQGCHCIESRDIGAYDTCLNGCKYCYANTNRQKARENYKLHDPDSPLLLGHLLPSDTVQQGMQRSFLKP, encoded by the coding sequence ATGATTATCAATACAGGAGGACGGACGGACACCGTCCAGTATTACACCCGCTGGCTGCTGAAGAGATTTGAAGAAGGCTATGTCCTTTCCCGCAATCCCCTGTTCCAACATAAGGTGACCCGCTATGAACTGACGCCGGACCAAGTGGACTGTGTTGTCTTCTGCTCTAAAAATTATGCCCCCATTCTTCCGCATATCAACAGCATCACCGAGCGCTTCCATACCTACTTCCACTATACGATTACGGCCTACGGAAAGGAAATTGAACCGGGTGTTCCCGGCATTGATGAAAGCATGGCCACGCTGGCAAAACTTTCGGAAGTTGTCGGAGCAAACCGCATCGCATGGCGGTATGACCCGGTATTGCTGACAAGTGAATATACCATCAGAAGGCATCTGGAGACCTTTGAACGCATGGCGTCCTTCTTATCCGGCCACATCGACCGCTGCATTTTCAGCTTTGTGGAAATGTACAGGAAGCTGCAAACCAACATGCCGGAGCTAATCCCCCTCACGGAAAAAGACAAGGAGGAGCTGGCGGCCGGGCTGGGAGCGATCGCGGCCGAATATAAAATCCCCATTCAAACCTGCGGAACCAATGGCGATTACACGCGTTACGGCATTTCATCCTCCGGCTGCATGACCCTGAACATTCTGGGACAGGCCAACGGCGTTCAATTCCGCAACCTGAAACATCAAGGAATGCGGCAGGGCTGCCATTGCATTGAGAGCCGGGACATAGGAGCGTATGACACCTGCCTTAACGGCTGCAAATACTGCTATGCAAATACGAACCGGCAAAAGGCCCGTGAAAATTACAAACTCCATGACCCGGACTCTCCGTTGCTGCTGGGGCATCTGCTCCCTTCCGATACCGTGCAGCAGGGAATGCAAAGGAGCTTTTTAAAACCATGA
- a CDS encoding mechanosensitive ion channel family protein translates to MADASSREDIWTKTMDFLNMPDWLKLEMVQSVGIKILHVAVWLVISWILLKLFCQVLRKITALKMSPQASRLTVKIVKNVGYIIIGVEAFALMGFDILTLLGAASIIGVAVGFASQTSLSNIISGLFLVGEKQINLGDMIEVNGITGNVDSINLMSVQLRLPNNTMVRIPNEIIIKNPVSNITRFSTRRCDLSLGVDYNCDIEHVVNVLREVVKQNKFCLDDPAPLISFSGFQDSSLGFTVGAWCRKDNFLDCQKTLAHDIKRRFEEEGISFPFPTRSLESRSPIKVEISGPPEKNQ, encoded by the coding sequence ATGGCAGACGCATCCTCCAGGGAAGATATCTGGACAAAAACCATGGACTTCCTGAACATGCCGGACTGGCTCAAGCTGGAAATGGTGCAGTCCGTGGGAATCAAAATCCTGCATGTGGCGGTATGGCTGGTGATCAGCTGGATACTCCTGAAACTGTTCTGCCAGGTGCTCCGGAAAATCACTGCGTTGAAAATGTCGCCCCAGGCCTCCCGCCTGACGGTAAAAATCGTCAAAAACGTCGGCTACATTATTATAGGCGTGGAGGCCTTCGCCCTGATGGGGTTCGATATCCTGACCCTGCTGGGCGCGGCCAGCATCATCGGCGTCGCCGTAGGCTTCGCCTCCCAGACCTCCCTGTCCAACATCATCAGCGGCCTCTTCCTGGTAGGGGAAAAGCAGATCAACCTGGGGGATATGATTGAAGTGAATGGAATCACCGGGAACGTGGACTCCATCAACCTGATGTCCGTCCAGCTCCGGCTGCCGAACAACACCATGGTGCGCATCCCCAATGAAATAATCATCAAGAATCCGGTCAGCAATATCACCCGTTTTTCCACGCGCCGGTGCGACCTGAGCCTGGGCGTGGACTATAACTGCGACATTGAGCATGTCGTGAACGTCCTCCGGGAAGTAGTCAAACAAAACAAATTCTGCCTGGATGACCCCGCGCCCCTCATCTCGTTTTCAGGGTTCCAGGACTCTTCCCTGGGCTTTACCGTAGGGGCCTGGTGCCGGAAAGACAATTTCCTGGACTGCCAGAAAACGCTCGCCCATGACATCAAGCGCCGCTTTGAGGAAGAAGGCATTTCCTTCCCCTTCCCCACCCGCAGCCTGGAGAGCAGAAGCCCCATCAAGGTGGAAATCTCCGGACCTCCGGAGAAAAATCAATAA
- a CDS encoding translation initiation factor IF-1 — MKPYPCQMVQAVAVIVERIADTAFRATLPNGKTAVAFVEKKNASLRDLLKPGDRVKVTICPADFDRARVDGLAE, encoded by the coding sequence ATGAAACCTTATCCCTGCCAGATGGTGCAGGCGGTCGCCGTTATTGTGGAGCGTATCGCGGATACGGCTTTCCGCGCCACCCTTCCGAATGGCAAAACCGCCGTGGCTTTTGTAGAAAAAAAGAACGCTTCCCTGAGGGATCTGCTCAAACCGGGCGACCGGGTGAAGGTGACGATTTGCCCGGCGGATTTTGACCGCGCCCGTGTGGACGGACTGGCGGAATGA
- the frr gene encoding ribosome recycling factor, whose translation MDAETLLLETEESMLKAVDFAKQEFSGVRTGKASPGLVENLDVHVSSYGSVMKLKGLAVISTPEPRLILIQPFDPSTVHDIGRAINESKLNLNPLVEGRSIRLPIPALTEERRKDLVKLVKSQAEEARVRVRGARKAAMDSAKKLKAENIVTEDGQRDLETQIQKLTDKYVKEIDELVAVKEKDIMTI comes from the coding sequence ATGGACGCAGAAACATTATTATTGGAAACGGAGGAATCCATGCTCAAGGCCGTGGACTTCGCCAAACAGGAATTCTCCGGCGTACGCACGGGCAAGGCTTCCCCCGGCCTCGTGGAAAACCTGGACGTGCATGTCTCCAGCTACGGCTCCGTCATGAAACTGAAGGGCCTGGCCGTCATCAGCACGCCGGAACCCCGTCTCATCCTCATCCAGCCCTTTGATCCGAGCACCGTCCACGACATCGGCCGCGCCATCAATGAAAGCAAGCTGAACCTTAATCCCCTGGTGGAAGGCCGTTCCATCCGCCTGCCCATTCCCGCCCTCACGGAAGAACGCCGCAAAGACCTTGTGAAGCTTGTCAAATCCCAGGCGGAAGAAGCCCGTGTGCGCGTGCGCGGCGCCCGGAAGGCCGCCATGGATTCCGCCAAAAAGCTCAAGGCGGAAAACATCGTTACGGAAGACGGCCAGCGCGATCTGGAAACGCAGATCCAGAAGCTGACGGACAAATACGTGAAGGAGATTGACGAACTGGTGGCCGTCAAGGAAAAGGATATCATGACCATTTAA
- a CDS encoding MarR family winged helix-turn-helix transcriptional regulator, whose amino-acid sequence MSKESVNIHVNNYCRLRDKQYAVYTEYARKHGLTTKELFILDIIYFAQDGCTQAGICERLSATKQTVSAAIKKFWKLGYLSFEESKTDRRIRLIRFTAAGKEYVERIIPPAAQAENDAMAELSGEQQAELIRLTDLFSEQMRLKFQSINKNTL is encoded by the coding sequence ATGAGCAAAGAGAGCGTCAATATCCACGTAAACAACTACTGCCGGCTGCGGGACAAACAATATGCCGTCTATACGGAATACGCCAGAAAACACGGGTTAACCACCAAAGAGCTGTTTATTCTGGATATCATCTATTTCGCTCAGGACGGCTGCACGCAGGCCGGGATTTGCGAACGCCTCTCCGCCACGAAGCAAACCGTCAGCGCCGCCATCAAAAAATTCTGGAAGCTGGGGTACCTTTCTTTTGAAGAATCCAAAACCGACCGGAGAATCAGGTTGATACGCTTCACCGCAGCCGGAAAGGAATACGTGGAACGCATCATCCCCCCTGCCGCGCAGGCGGAAAACGACGCCATGGCGGAATTGAGTGGAGAACAGCAAGCGGAACTGATTCGTTTAACCGACCTTTTTTCGGAACAAATGCGTCTGAAATTTCAATCCATCAACAAAAACACGCTATGA
- a CDS encoding bactofilin family protein, which produces MTDNVTNFLASGIEIKGTIRFQNDMHIDGKIEGEIISDKGKVTIGETAQIKGDITAGDVRIYGNVEGKVTSDRCELKQQARVVGDMKTRSLAMEEGAHLLGRTEIG; this is translated from the coding sequence ATGACAGACAACGTAACCAACTTCCTCGCCTCCGGCATCGAAATCAAGGGAACCATCCGTTTCCAGAATGACATGCACATCGACGGCAAAATCGAAGGCGAAATCATCTCCGACAAGGGAAAAGTCACCATCGGTGAAACCGCTCAAATCAAGGGAGACATCACTGCCGGAGACGTCCGCATCTACGGCAACGTGGAAGGCAAGGTCACCTCTGACCGCTGCGAACTCAAGCAGCAGGCCCGTGTCGTCGGGGACATGAAGACACGCAGCCTCGCCATGGAGGAAGGCGCCCACCTGCTGGGCCGCACGGAAATCGGCTAA
- a CDS encoding peroxiredoxin, with amino-acid sequence MLLIGKPAPHFSANAVVNGTIVPDFSLDQFKGKKYVILFFYPKDFTFVCPTELIGFQEALGEFEKRDVAVVGCSTDSEFSHWAWINTPRSQGGIQGVTYPIVSDINKTISADYGVLAGDEEIDEDGNVEVNGELIAYRGLFLIDKDGIVRHQLINDFPLGRSIDEAIRVVDALQHFELYGEVCPLGWHKGDAAMTPSHEGVASYLSK; translated from the coding sequence ATGCTTCTCATAGGAAAACCGGCACCTCATTTCAGCGCTAACGCAGTAGTAAACGGTACCATCGTACCGGATTTCAGCCTTGACCAGTTTAAGGGCAAAAAGTACGTGATCCTGTTCTTCTACCCGAAGGATTTCACCTTCGTGTGCCCTACCGAGCTGATCGGCTTCCAGGAAGCCCTGGGCGAATTCGAAAAGCGTGACGTGGCCGTCGTCGGCTGCTCCACAGACAGCGAATTCTCCCACTGGGCCTGGATCAACACCCCCCGCAGCCAGGGCGGCATTCAGGGCGTGACCTACCCCATCGTTTCCGACATCAACAAGACCATTTCCGCCGATTACGGCGTGCTGGCCGGAGACGAGGAAATTGACGAAGACGGCAATGTGGAAGTCAACGGGGAACTGATCGCCTACCGCGGCCTCTTCCTGATTGACAAAGACGGCATCGTCCGCCACCAGCTCATCAACGACTTCCCGCTGGGCCGCTCCATTGATGAAGCCATCCGCGTGGTTGACGCCCTCCAGCACTTCGAACTGTACGGGGAAGTCTGCCCTCTTGGCTGGCACAAGGGAGACGCGGCCATGACCCCGTCCCACGAAGGCGTGGCCTCCTACCTCAGCAAGTAA
- a CDS encoding peptide-methionine (R)-S-oxide reductase, with protein sequence MSKTRSNLVISHMNQEERRHWASWIGMIAEGVAGVMAVNGGIPASRDVPDPGPARTRRPLTETEKRIIEHQGTEPPFSGEFVSFFEPGIYSCRKCGAPLFRSEDKFDAGCGWPCFDDSLPDAVTSVHAGGGRRTEITCARCGGHLGHIFNGERLTPKNLRYCVNSLSLEFRAAPLPIAADAPR encoded by the coding sequence ATGAGCAAAACCCGCTCCAACCTGGTCATAAGCCATATGAATCAGGAAGAACGGAGACACTGGGCGTCATGGATAGGCATGATTGCGGAAGGCGTGGCTGGAGTCATGGCCGTGAATGGAGGGATTCCCGCCTCCCGGGACGTACCCGATCCCGGCCCTGCCCGCACGCGCCGCCCCCTCACGGAAACGGAAAAACGCATTATCGAACACCAGGGAACGGAACCGCCCTTTTCCGGGGAATTCGTCAGCTTCTTTGAGCCGGGCATCTATTCCTGCCGCAAATGCGGTGCGCCTCTGTTCCGGTCGGAAGACAAATTCGATGCCGGATGCGGCTGGCCCTGTTTTGATGATTCCCTGCCGGACGCCGTCACAAGCGTCCATGCGGGCGGCGGGCGGCGCACGGAAATCACCTGCGCCCGCTGCGGAGGCCATCTGGGACACATTTTCAATGGAGAACGCCTGACTCCGAAGAATCTGCGCTACTGCGTCAATTCCCTTTCCCTGGAATTCCGGGCAGCCCCTCTTCCGATAGCGGCGGATGCCCCCCGTTAA
- a CDS encoding sodium:neurotransmitter symporter, with amino-acid sequence MSSSKAQQDEWSGKIGVILAVAGSAVGLGNFLRFPGLAAQYGGGAFMVAYGLMLVLVGVPVAWAEWSIGRRGGQMGAHCAPGVFWYLTKGSRLWKFLGVLAVLGPSSVAFYYMVVEAWCCGYFWKMLTCPEVFATAEGTAQTFFSFTGMYGDGSALLSDNGLLWIVSGVILLNLGIIYRGISKGIEMFSRWFMPLLLLISLVLLVRILCIGTPDPSYPDRSIEQGLGYMWNPGKVLVEELDRNSGDWKTVSMVSASQAGAMDEAVRQVEMSGGTRRLTEVTLWDGLKNIELWIAAAGQVFLSLSVGTGLILTYASYVKKKEDIALSGFSAAASNEVCEVGIAGMMTVPAAVAFLGVAGAAGQGTFALGFMVLPQAFAKMGSSVVFGSLFFLLLTVAAVTSSISMMQVGLSFIEEFMGLKRKMAVVVQGFFTATGTFIVAWYSGNLLAMDTYDFFLGTLCFFVSAMVMMILFSWKLGVDRGLKDLEDGSVIRIPRIYRFIMKFVTPTLLLAIFLAWLAQNIWVKQAAPIEALGRGEHGAVIPMGFLAAYALFLIFITMASGRHKVYHGPR; translated from the coding sequence ATGTCATCCTCAAAGGCGCAACAAGACGAGTGGTCCGGAAAAATTGGCGTGATTCTCGCTGTGGCCGGCAGTGCCGTCGGGCTGGGAAATTTTCTGCGCTTTCCGGGGCTGGCTGCCCAATATGGAGGGGGCGCCTTCATGGTGGCTTACGGCCTCATGCTGGTTCTGGTGGGCGTGCCCGTGGCGTGGGCGGAGTGGTCCATCGGGCGGCGCGGCGGCCAGATGGGCGCCCATTGCGCCCCCGGCGTGTTCTGGTACCTGACCAAAGGGTCCAGGCTGTGGAAGTTCCTGGGAGTGCTGGCGGTTCTGGGGCCTTCTTCCGTGGCCTTTTATTACATGGTGGTGGAAGCGTGGTGCTGCGGCTATTTCTGGAAGATGCTCACCTGCCCGGAGGTTTTTGCCACGGCGGAGGGGACGGCGCAGACTTTTTTCAGTTTCACGGGCATGTACGGCGACGGGAGCGCCCTGTTGTCGGACAACGGGCTGCTCTGGATTGTCAGCGGGGTCATCCTTTTGAACCTGGGGATTATTTACCGGGGCATCAGCAAGGGCATCGAAATGTTTTCGCGCTGGTTCATGCCGTTGCTGCTTCTGATTTCCCTGGTGCTGCTGGTGCGCATTTTGTGCATCGGCACGCCGGACCCTTCTTATCCGGACCGCAGCATCGAACAGGGGCTGGGGTATATGTGGAATCCCGGCAAGGTGCTGGTGGAGGAGCTGGACCGGAACAGCGGGGACTGGAAGACGGTTTCCATGGTTTCGGCCTCCCAGGCGGGAGCCATGGATGAAGCCGTGCGGCAGGTGGAAATGTCCGGAGGAACCCGGAGGCTGACTGAGGTGACCCTGTGGGACGGCCTGAAAAACATTGAGCTTTGGATTGCGGCTGCCGGACAGGTTTTCCTGAGCCTTTCCGTAGGAACGGGGCTGATTCTGACGTATGCCAGCTATGTAAAAAAGAAGGAGGATATCGCGCTGAGCGGCTTTTCGGCCGCCGCCTCCAATGAAGTGTGCGAGGTGGGCATTGCCGGCATGATGACGGTTCCCGCCGCCGTGGCGTTCCTGGGAGTGGCCGGAGCCGCCGGGCAGGGGACCTTCGCGCTGGGCTTCATGGTGCTTCCGCAGGCTTTTGCCAAAATGGGGTCCAGCGTGGTATTCGGCAGCCTGTTTTTCCTGCTTCTGACGGTGGCGGCGGTGACCAGCTCCATTTCCATGATGCAGGTGGGCCTGTCCTTTATTGAGGAATTCATGGGGCTGAAACGCAAAATGGCTGTGGTGGTGCAGGGCTTTTTTACGGCTACGGGCACGTTCATCGTTGCCTGGTACAGCGGCAACCTGCTGGCGATGGATACTTATGATTTCTTTCTGGGCACGCTGTGCTTCTTTGTGAGCGCCATGGTGATGATGATTCTGTTTTCCTGGAAACTGGGGGTGGACCGGGGGTTGAAGGATCTGGAGGACGGTTCCGTCATCCGCATTCCCAGAATTTACCGTTTCATCATGAAGTTTGTGACGCCTACGCTGCTGCTGGCGATTTTCCTGGCCTGGCTGGCGCAGAATATCTGGGTGAAGCAGGCCGCGCCCATTGAAGCTCTGGGGCGTGGGGAACATGGAGCGGTCATTCCCATGGGGTTTCTGGCGGCTTATGCCCTGTTCCTGATTTTCATCACCATGGCTTCCGGAAGGCATAAGGTGTACCACGGTCCGCGATAG
- the fabF gene encoding beta-ketoacyl-ACP synthase II — translation MTDRRIVITGIGVISPLGNDLASTWEAMKAGRSGIDTIKSMDVTGYSTKIAGEVKDFDPAPYFKTPKDARRVDRFTHFAMGAAGMALKDSGLDLEAEDKTRIGVMVGSGIGGLGTLESQHATLLSKGPARVSPFMIPYMISNIASGLISMEYGLGGPNMSIVTACATSNHNIGEAWRIMKFGDADVMVCGGAEATILPTGVAGFSNMKALSSRNDEPQRASRPYDVDRDGFVMGEGAGVVILETLEHAQKRGAKIYGELVGYGISADAYHLTAPDPEGRGAARCMKMALEHAGMKPEDIDYVNTHGTSTPLGDICEIKAIKAVFGDHAKNGLLISSTKSMTGHLLGAAGGVELAACLMAMQDNIIPPTINVDNQDPECDLDCVPNKARETRVDAVLSNSFGFGGHNSSVIVKRFA, via the coding sequence ATGACCGACCGCAGAATTGTTATCACCGGCATCGGAGTGATCAGCCCCCTGGGCAATGATCTCGCATCCACCTGGGAAGCCATGAAGGCTGGCCGCAGCGGCATTGACACCATCAAATCCATGGATGTTACCGGCTACTCCACGAAAATCGCCGGTGAAGTCAAGGATTTCGATCCCGCCCCGTACTTCAAGACGCCCAAGGACGCCCGCCGCGTGGACCGCTTCACGCACTTTGCCATGGGCGCTGCCGGAATGGCTCTCAAGGATTCCGGGCTGGATCTGGAAGCGGAGGACAAAACCCGCATCGGCGTCATGGTGGGCAGCGGCATCGGCGGCCTCGGCACGCTGGAAAGCCAGCATGCCACGCTTCTTTCCAAGGGGCCTGCCCGCGTGTCCCCCTTCATGATCCCGTACATGATCAGCAACATTGCCTCCGGCCTCATCTCCATGGAATACGGCCTCGGCGGTCCGAACATGTCCATCGTCACGGCCTGCGCCACCTCCAACCACAACATCGGGGAAGCCTGGCGCATCATGAAATTCGGGGATGCCGACGTCATGGTCTGCGGCGGAGCGGAAGCTACCATCCTGCCCACGGGCGTGGCCGGGTTCAGCAACATGAAAGCCCTCAGCTCCCGCAATGACGAGCCCCAGCGGGCCTCCCGCCCGTACGACGTGGACCGCGACGGCTTCGTCATGGGCGAAGGCGCCGGCGTTGTCATTCTGGAAACGCTGGAACACGCCCAGAAGCGCGGCGCAAAAATTTACGGGGAACTCGTCGGCTACGGCATCTCCGCGGACGCCTACCACCTCACCGCCCCGGACCCGGAAGGCCGCGGCGCCGCCCGCTGCATGAAGATGGCTCTGGAACACGCGGGAATGAAGCCGGAAGACATTGACTACGTCAACACGCACGGCACCTCCACCCCGCTGGGCGACATCTGCGAAATCAAGGCCATCAAGGCCGTTTTCGGCGACCACGCTAAAAACGGGCTGCTTATCAGCTCCACCAAATCCATGACCGGCCACCTCCTGGGCGCCGCGGGAGGCGTGGAACTGGCCGCCTGCCTGATGGCCATGCAGGACAACATCATCCCGCCCACCATCAACGTGGACAACCAGGATCCGGAATGCGACCTGGACTGCGTGCCCAATAAGGCCCGTGAAACCAGGGTGGACGCCGTCTTGAGCAATTCCTTCGGCTTCGGGGGGCATAACTCCTCCGTCATCGTGAAACGATTCGCCTGA